DNA from Xylanibacillus composti:
GCACAACCGCCATCGCCGAGCCCAGTCCGAACTTACCAAACTTGAATGCCGTATCGACGGTTTGAATGACGAACGTACTGCTTCCATTCGCACCGCCTGTCATAATGTACGGAATTTCGAAGACTGCAATCGCGCCGCTGATCGACAAGATGACATTCAGTTCGATGATTCGGCGAATGCTCGGAACAATAATATATCGGAACTGATGCCAACGGTTGGCACCATCTATATCCGCAGCCTCATAAATATCGCTCGGTATGGATGAAATGACCCCTAGGAAGATAATGAAGTTGAAGCCCATGTACCGCCATACCGACGTTCCCGCCAAGGAAATGTTGATAATATCGGGATTCCCGAGCCACAATTGGATATACTCGCCCAGACCAAACAGCCGCAACAGAGCATCCAATGTGCCGTCAGGACGGAAGAAATACATAAAGATGAAGGCGATTGCTACCCCGTTCAACAAATACGGGAAGAACAGCACGCCTTTGAAGAAATTCTTGCCTCTTACACGGAACGACAGAATCGTGGCGAAGTAGAGCGCAATCGCCATCTGCACGAAGGTGGCGAAGAAGTAGTAAAGACTCACTTTGAACACGCCGAAGTATTCCGGCCGCGTGAAGATTGTTACGTAGTTATCAAATCCGACAAATGTCAGGTTCTTGCTGAAGCCGTTCCAGCTGAAGAAGCTGTAATATACCATCCGGTATAAGGGCAAATATGAAAATGTAACCAAAAGCGCCAAGGGGATAAGCGAAAACAGCACGATAATCACTCGCCGCTGGGCCTTGTAGCTTAAGCTGGAAAAGGATAGCGCGAATCGCGATCCGCCGCCTCCCGGTTGGTTTGTCATACCAGACATGATTATCCCTCCACCGCCGTCAGGCTCAATGCTGACAGTCCAGATGATTCCTTCTGTAAGTATGCTGAATTTATAGAAGGGAAAGAGCACTGTGCGCTTTCCCTTCTTCTGTTTCAGACTATTTTATTCTCCCGTCACTTGTTCGACAGCCTTGCCCCATCTTTCGTTCAGGTCGGCGAAGATGTCCTCAATTGTCTCGTTGCGGTTGCCAATCGCCGCTTCGATAATTCGCTGCTTGAAGTTGGAAGCGAACAGGCCAACCTCGGACTGCTGATCAATCATAGTCAGCCAGCCATTCTCTTCGTCTGGAGCCGGCTCTTCCGAAATCAGGACAACACCAAGATCGTCAAAAGCTTTGAGCGTTTCTGGCATTGCCTCTCCCTTCAGAGGGGAAATACCGCCCTCGGAAACGGCATAGCCGGATTCGTCTGCAAACCAGAATACCCACGCTCTTGCGGCTTCCTTGTTGCTGGAGTGAACATTGATCGCTTGCTTGAAGTCTCCGCCCGAAGAGGAGTAAACATTGCCGTCTGCATTCGTGTACGGGAACGGCATGTACCCGATATCGTTAGGGTCATCAGCGAATTCCTGCATTTGCGTAATTGCCCAGGATCCCAGTACCATCGTGGCAATTTCGCCATTGGCGATCATAGGTTTGGAAGTTTCCCAGTCTGTAGTGGTCGGATCACTCTCGATCAGACCCTCTTTAGCGGCATCATACATTAATTTGTAGATGACATAGTGCGGCTTGCCTTCGGAGAACGGCGCCTTATCGCGAACCAGCGTATAGTTCGTAAACTTCGGATCGCCTGCTACCGAAGTGCGGTTGCCTTCCCACTGGTCCAGCGGCCATCCTGCGGCATAGTTCGTATACAGTGGAATAGCGTCTGTTTTTTCTTTAATTGCTCTCAATGCATCCATAAATTGTTCCGGAGTCTTAGGAACGTCCGTTACGCCTGCTGCTTCAAACACTTTCTTGTTGTACACAATTCCTTGTGCATTGACCGTGATTGGAATACCGTAAGAAATGCCTTCATACTGCTGCTCGTTCACGAATAAGTATTTCTCGCTCAGCTCCTCCACTGTGCCAAGCGGTTCGAAGTAGTCTGGCAAGTCTTGCGGCAACACATAGTTTGGAATCAGAAGAACGTCACCGTAATCCTTCGTATTCATCCGAATCTTTACTTGGCCTTCGTAATCGGTAATCGCTTCGAAGTTCACCTTGATATTCGGATACTTCTCATTGAAGCGCGGCACATACTGCTGACGGAACACAGAATCAACAATATCCGTCCGCTGCGTCAACACGGTAATCTCGCCGCTGATATCCTCGGGCGCTGCATCTCCACCGCCTCCAGCGTTGCCGCCGTTCGAAGACGAGTTGTTTCCGGTGTTGTTAGCAGGTTCGTTAGCATTGTTATTGCCGCCGCATGCTGCTAACAGGCTCAAAACAAATACTAAAGATAGTGCCACTAACCAAAACTTTTTGCCTCTCATGCGAATCCCCCTCTAAATAAGTTTATCGGTTAAGTTACAGGTCAATTGTATAATGGCAACGCTTACCTGTCAACGATATTTTTCGTTTTCGGGGGTACATCTTGTTATCGCTTTCAATAATCAGATAAAGCAAACACGCCCTTCGGAGGCTCCTCATCCGTCTAGGTTAACACCCCAATTGTTAGTGATCTGGACATATTTTATTACTAACATAATATTATAGGACTCCCCCTCCTATTCCCCCGCCGTCTCACCATTGCAGCTGTTTTTTCCCAGCATTACACTCCCCGACAAGCACAAAAGCCGCTCCAAAGATTCACTTTGGAACGGCTCTTGCAAATCGAAATCGGACTTGTCGGTTTATGCTTTCCCCAGCAGCTTCAAATTGTTGCTGATCAGCTCGGATCTTTGCGCCACATTCGGCAGCGAGCGGAATTGGTCTTCAGGCGTATGGAAGGTATAGTCCACCAGACGCTCCAGCGTAGTTGTCGCCACATGGCATCTTGTATCACTGGAAGCGTAGTAGATGAATACTTCGTTCTTGTCATTCACGACGGCGCCGTTGCAGAAGATGACATTGCTGACATCGCCAACACGCTCATCATCATACGGAGCGATGAAATGGCCGCTCGGCACGGCAATGACTTCCCACGGCTTCTCCAGGCTGGTTGCGAACACATAAAGCACATAGCGCAAGCCGGCTGCGGTATTGCGCACGCCATGCGCAATATGAATCCAGCCGCGATCCGTCTTGATTGGCGCAGGCCCTTGCCCGTTCTT
Protein-coding regions in this window:
- a CDS encoding ABC transporter substrate-binding protein; this encodes MRGKKFWLVALSLVFVLSLLAACGGNNNANEPANNTGNNSSSNGGNAGGGGDAAPEDISGEITVLTQRTDIVDSVFRQQYVPRFNEKYPNIKVNFEAITDYEGQVKIRMNTKDYGDVLLIPNYVLPQDLPDYFEPLGTVEELSEKYLFVNEQQYEGISYGIPITVNAQGIVYNKKVFEAAGVTDVPKTPEQFMDALRAIKEKTDAIPLYTNYAAGWPLDQWEGNRTSVAGDPKFTNYTLVRDKAPFSEGKPHYVIYKLMYDAAKEGLIESDPTTTDWETSKPMIANGEIATMVLGSWAITQMQEFADDPNDIGYMPFPYTNADGNVYSSSGGDFKQAINVHSSNKEAARAWVFWFADESGYAVSEGGISPLKGEAMPETLKAFDDLGVVLISEEPAPDEENGWLTMIDQQSEVGLFASNFKQRIIEAAIGNRNETIEDIFADLNERWGKAVEQVTGE
- a CDS encoding carbohydrate ABC transporter permease, yielding MTNQPGGGGSRFALSFSSLSYKAQRRVIIVLFSLIPLALLVTFSYLPLYRMVYYSFFSWNGFSKNLTFVGFDNYVTIFTRPEYFGVFKVSLYYFFATFVQMAIALYFATILSFRVRGKNFFKGVLFFPYLLNGVAIAFIFMYFFRPDGTLDALLRLFGLGEYIQLWLGNPDIINISLAGTSVWRYMGFNFIIFLGVISSIPSDIYEAADIDGANRWHQFRYIIVPSIRRIIELNVILSISGAIAVFEIPYIMTGGANGSSTFVIQTVDTAFKFGKFGLGSAMAVVLLIIVILVTLIQNKLFKEKGA